A section of the Microbulbifer pacificus genome encodes:
- a CDS encoding choice-of-anchor D domain-containing protein, whose product METNKKLNRARLAATLVLFGAITSLRAGAETIYSDNFDSGDIADWSASGTVDSQNNTLRLRGYSAAVRSVSTAGYTAVSVALTMSASSLENGEFCYGEISVDGGSSWTTALTIANGNDNGTLFNSNSTSPGADNNPGLQLRFRGTGATTGDYCYGHQAQVTGIGGAATEPDISAPAAVDFGTLSPGGTTSQNIMISNTGTAALVINNISNPSAPFSISNNNCNNIAAGGNCSIGVSFSPSVAGSFTSNILVASSDPDEPNTVISLAGAASSGGNGSVENFDPLTGNGAVSRTALSMNTLINGAGSGNLVDYSHFALPAQAAMPTNQFQGSLELVGEATGGTFTKHKDTFRYVGAQDTTRKHLPEFNFEFIQTGSHIFPVQRGSIPSAHPEWEYVLTPGRVWNETGDTTYSRVALPFALQQKNANCMHNGVLTFLFRDDGSVSDVAYQIAGETCLYFQFDMWGQLSANYTPHSVSNSAVLISAYQAEINGRMPSKPLSALNQDYPGTDFTHFATPNGKDPAAISLAGFVIDGTHYVGGCNSRQGSYPYCDSLVVPSYSTAKSVFAGGTLMRLEKKYPGTFNQSIGSYISDCNTNGNWNDVTFGNALDMGTGNYKLAGYMSDEGASHTNDLFLPEDHASKISYSCTEYPRKATPGTQWVYHTSDTYLLGTAMNAYVKGLEGSSSDIFTDILIGEILSPLGVSPTAEFSRRTYDSVQQPFTGWGLMWLRDDVAKIGSFYAGSSQAVLDQAQLDAALQRDAADRGLQPLTDYKYNNGFWAHEVSNDMSGCSAPLWLPFMSGYGGISILILPNNTVYYYFSDDDEYLWMDAAQESHGIRSLCP is encoded by the coding sequence ATGGAAACCAATAAAAAACTAAACCGCGCCAGACTTGCCGCAACCCTGGTCTTGTTCGGCGCCATCACTTCGCTGCGTGCCGGCGCAGAGACCATCTACTCCGACAATTTTGACAGCGGCGATATCGCGGACTGGTCCGCGAGCGGAACGGTGGATTCGCAAAACAATACCCTTCGCTTGCGCGGTTACTCAGCCGCGGTCCGCAGCGTGTCTACCGCGGGCTACACAGCCGTTTCAGTGGCCCTCACCATGTCTGCGAGCTCGCTGGAAAACGGGGAATTTTGCTACGGTGAGATCTCCGTGGATGGCGGCAGCAGTTGGACTACGGCACTGACCATCGCGAATGGAAATGACAACGGCACCCTGTTCAATAGCAACAGTACCTCGCCAGGTGCCGACAACAACCCAGGTTTACAGCTGCGATTTCGCGGCACCGGAGCCACCACTGGCGACTACTGCTATGGACACCAAGCTCAGGTAACCGGTATTGGCGGTGCAGCGACCGAACCCGACATCAGTGCCCCCGCGGCGGTAGACTTTGGCACGCTGTCTCCCGGCGGTACTACATCGCAAAACATCATGATTTCAAACACCGGCACCGCGGCGCTGGTGATCAACAATATCAGCAACCCGTCGGCGCCCTTCAGTATTTCCAACAATAACTGCAACAACATTGCTGCCGGCGGTAATTGCAGTATCGGGGTGTCTTTTTCACCATCTGTAGCCGGAAGCTTCACCAGCAATATTCTTGTTGCCTCCAGCGATCCAGATGAACCCAACACTGTCATCAGTCTGGCAGGTGCAGCGAGCAGCGGCGGCAACGGCAGTGTGGAAAATTTCGATCCACTGACGGGTAATGGTGCTGTCAGCCGCACGGCACTGAGTATGAACACCCTGATCAACGGTGCAGGCTCGGGCAACCTGGTTGATTACAGCCATTTTGCCTTGCCCGCACAGGCGGCCATGCCGACCAACCAATTCCAGGGCTCACTGGAATTAGTTGGTGAAGCGACCGGGGGCACATTCACAAAGCACAAGGATACTTTCCGCTACGTCGGCGCCCAGGACACTACCCGCAAACATCTGCCCGAATTCAATTTCGAGTTTATTCAGACAGGTAGCCACATCTTTCCCGTGCAGCGAGGCTCAATCCCCAGTGCACATCCAGAGTGGGAGTATGTGTTGACCCCTGGCAGGGTATGGAATGAAACCGGCGATACAACCTACAGCCGGGTGGCACTGCCGTTTGCCTTGCAACAGAAAAATGCCAATTGTATGCACAATGGTGTCCTCACCTTCCTGTTCCGGGACGACGGTTCGGTCTCCGACGTGGCCTATCAGATTGCCGGGGAAACCTGCCTCTACTTCCAGTTTGATATGTGGGGCCAACTCTCCGCCAACTATACCCCGCACAGTGTGAGCAACAGCGCGGTACTGATCAGCGCGTATCAGGCGGAAATAAACGGCCGTATGCCGAGCAAACCCTTGAGTGCACTGAATCAGGACTACCCAGGCACGGATTTCACGCACTTTGCCACACCGAATGGCAAAGACCCCGCGGCAATTTCCCTGGCGGGATTTGTCATCGATGGAACCCACTACGTCGGCGGCTGTAATTCTCGACAGGGCAGTTATCCCTATTGCGATTCACTGGTTGTGCCGTCTTATTCGACAGCCAAATCGGTATTTGCCGGCGGAACACTCATGCGCCTGGAGAAAAAATATCCCGGCACATTCAATCAATCCATCGGCAGTTACATCAGTGACTGCAATACCAACGGCAACTGGAATGATGTGACCTTTGGTAATGCCCTCGACATGGGAACCGGCAACTACAAGCTCGCCGGCTACATGAGTGACGAAGGCGCGAGCCATACCAACGACCTGTTCTTGCCGGAAGACCACGCCAGCAAAATTAGCTACAGCTGCACCGAGTATCCACGCAAGGCCACGCCCGGTACCCAATGGGTGTACCACACCTCCGACACCTATCTGCTCGGCACCGCCATGAACGCCTATGTGAAAGGACTGGAAGGCAGCAGTAGTGACATATTTACCGACATCCTGATCGGGGAAATCCTGTCTCCGCTGGGAGTCAGCCCCACCGCAGAATTCAGCCGCCGCACCTATGACAGTGTTCAGCAGCCGTTTACCGGGTGGGGGCTTATGTGGCTCAGGGATGATGTGGCAAAAATCGGCAGCTTTTATGCCGGCAGCAGCCAGGCTGTTCTGGACCAGGCCCAGCTAGATGCGGCACTACAAAGGGATGCAGCGGATAGAGGACTTCAGCCACTGACTGACTACAAGTACAACAATGGCTTTTGGGCGCACGAGGTCAGCAACGATATGTCCGGCTGCAGCGCCCCACTGTGGCTGCCGTTCATGTCGGGGTACGGTGGAATATCCATCCTGATCCTGCCCAACAATACCGTCTACTACTACTTTAGCGACGATGATGAATACCTGTGGATGGACGCAGCCCAGGAATCTCACGGCATTCGCAGTCTTTGCCCGTAA